The Palleronia sp. THAF1 genome window below encodes:
- the betA gene encoding choline dehydrogenase, with the protein MAYRLSEAGASVTVIEHGGTDMGPFIQMPGALSFPMNMKRYDWGFSSQPEHHMQGRTMAVPRGKVIGGSSSINGMVYVRGHARDFDTWEKMGATGWSFADVLPYYKRMENWHSGGHGGDPAWRGNGGPLHVSRATRENPLVDTFVRAGVEAGYPETLDYNGAQQEGFGPMEATIWKGRRWSAANAYLRPALKRANCTLVNALAQRVVMEDGRAVGVEVSRKGKTEVIRAGKEVLLAASSINSPKLLMLSGIGPADHLTAHGIKPIADRPGVGANLQDHLEVYVQMASSKPITLYRYWNLLGKAYVGARWLLTGTGPGASNQFESCAFIRSAPGIDYPDIQMHFLPIAVRYDGRAASEGHGFQAHVGPMRSKSRGTVRLSSSDPSDAPDIRFNYMSHPDDWTEFRAAIRHTREVFGAKVFDDYVRHEIQPGADMQSDAQIDAFVAEHAESAYHPCGTCRMGAADDPDAVVDPEGRVIGVEGLRVCDSSIFPQITNGNLNAPSIMVGEKLSDHILGRRPLPRDDSAPWMHSDWQAEQR; encoded by the coding sequence ATGGCCTACCGCCTGTCAGAGGCGGGCGCGTCCGTGACTGTCATCGAGCATGGCGGCACCGACATGGGACCGTTCATCCAGATGCCCGGCGCGCTGAGCTTTCCGATGAACATGAAGCGCTATGACTGGGGTTTTTCCAGCCAGCCGGAACATCACATGCAGGGCCGCACCATGGCCGTGCCGCGCGGCAAGGTGATCGGGGGATCGTCCTCTATCAACGGGATGGTCTACGTGCGCGGCCACGCTCGCGATTTCGATACCTGGGAAAAAATGGGGGCGACCGGCTGGAGCTTTGCCGACGTGCTGCCCTACTACAAGCGGATGGAAAACTGGCACTCCGGCGGCCACGGCGGCGACCCCGCGTGGCGGGGTAACGGCGGCCCACTGCACGTCAGCCGGGCGACGCGTGAGAACCCGTTGGTCGATACCTTCGTGCGCGCGGGCGTGGAAGCGGGCTACCCCGAAACGCTCGACTACAACGGCGCGCAGCAAGAGGGCTTCGGCCCGATGGAGGCGACGATCTGGAAGGGCCGCCGCTGGTCCGCCGCGAACGCCTACCTGCGGCCCGCATTGAAACGTGCCAACTGCACGTTGGTGAACGCACTCGCGCAGCGTGTGGTGATGGAAGACGGGCGCGCGGTGGGGGTCGAGGTTTCACGCAAAGGCAAGACGGAGGTGATTCGCGCGGGCAAGGAGGTGCTGCTGGCGGCGTCCTCGATCAATTCCCCCAAGCTGCTGATGCTGTCGGGGATCGGGCCTGCGGATCATCTGACTGCCCATGGAATCAAACCGATCGCCGACCGTCCCGGCGTTGGGGCGAACCTGCAGGACCATCTGGAAGTCTACGTTCAGATGGCGTCCAGCAAGCCCATCACGCTGTATCGCTACTGGAATCTGCTGGGCAAAGCCTACGTGGGCGCGCGCTGGTTGCTGACCGGAACCGGCCCCGGCGCGTCCAACCAGTTCGAAAGCTGCGCCTTCATCCGGTCTGCCCCCGGTATCGATTATCCCGATATCCAGATGCATTTCCTGCCCATCGCCGTGCGCTACGACGGGCGCGCCGCATCCGAGGGGCACGGATTTCAGGCCCACGTCGGCCCCATGCGCAGCAAGTCGCGCGGCACGGTGAGACTGTCATCGAGTGATCCGTCGGACGCGCCCGATATCCGCTTCAACTACATGAGCCACCCCGACGACTGGACAGAGTTCCGCGCCGCGATCCGCCACACGCGCGAGGTCTTCGGCGCGAAGGTCTTCGACGACTACGTGCGGCACGAAATCCAGCCGGGCGCGGATATGCAGAGCGATGCGCAGATCGACGCCTTCGTCGCCGAACATGCCGAAAGCGCCTACCACCCCTGCGGTACCTGCCGGATGGGCGCAGCGGATGATCCCGATGCCGTCGTCGATCCCGAAGGGCGCGTGATCGGTGTGGAAGGGCTACGCGTCTGCGACAGCTCGATCTTTCCGCAGATCACAAACGGCAACCTGAACGCACCGTCGATCATGGTGGGCGAGAAGCTGTCGGACCATATCCTGGGCCGCCGCCCCCTGCCCCGTGACGACTCCGCCCCGTGGATGCACTCGGATTGGCAAGCGGAACAACGCTGA